One part of the Methylobacterium terrae genome encodes these proteins:
- a CDS encoding MT-A70 family methyltransferase, with product MTWPFGALPPLSFDVIMADPPWSFDNWSEGGNTKNAKAQYACMPTAEIGALPVSHLARGDAWLWLWATYPMLPDALHVMKCWGFAYVTGGPWVKRGASGKLAMGPGYVLRGNAEAFLLGKHGRPRTCSRSIRNVLEAPRREHSRKPDEAYAMAETLFGPARRADLFSRQTRPGWEAWGREAGRFDVAPPAPMAAE from the coding sequence ATGACGTGGCCGTTCGGCGCTCTGCCGCCTCTTTCATTCGACGTCATCATGGCGGATCCGCCGTGGTCCTTCGATAACTGGTCCGAGGGCGGGAACACGAAGAACGCCAAGGCGCAGTACGCCTGCATGCCGACGGCGGAGATCGGGGCCCTCCCGGTCAGCCATCTTGCGCGCGGCGACGCGTGGCTGTGGCTCTGGGCCACCTATCCGATGCTTCCTGATGCCCTGCACGTCATGAAGTGCTGGGGATTCGCCTACGTCACGGGCGGTCCCTGGGTGAAGCGGGGGGCCTCGGGCAAGCTCGCCATGGGCCCGGGCTACGTGCTGCGCGGGAACGCGGAGGCGTTCCTGCTCGGCAAGCACGGGAGGCCACGTACCTGCTCTCGCAGCATCCGCAACGTGCTCGAGGCGCCGCGCCGCGAGCACTCGCGCAAGCCCGACGAGGCCTACGCGATGGCCGAGACGCTGTTCGGGCCCGCTCGCCGTGCAGATCTCTTCTCGCGCCAGACCCGGCCTGGCTGGGAGGCCTGGGGTCGCGAGGCTGGCCGCTTCGATGTCGCCCCTCCCGCCCCCATGGCAGCGGAATGA
- a CDS encoding helix-turn-helix domain-containing protein — protein sequence MKLADYLSDAQIGDSTFAGRIGVTRQTLWRYKSGERRPEWDVLERISRETGGQVTPNDFLSDAPMPAVAEHPDTEAHERAKPLRCHSPHGSPEFVTEGQSR from the coding sequence ATGAAGCTCGCCGACTATCTCTCCGACGCCCAGATTGGCGACAGCACCTTCGCCGGGAGGATCGGCGTCACGAGACAGACCTTGTGGCGCTACAAGTCCGGCGAGCGCCGGCCTGAGTGGGACGTGCTTGAGCGCATTTCGCGCGAAACGGGCGGTCAAGTGACGCCCAACGATTTTTTGTCTGACGCGCCGATGCCTGCTGTCGCCGAGCATCCGGACACTGAGGCGCATGAGCGCGCCAAGCCTTTGCGCTGCCACAGCCCGCACGGCTCGCCCGAGTTCGTTACCGAAGGCCAATCTCGATGA
- a CDS encoding LexA family transcriptional regulator: MTEKFPNGLAEAMAQSNLGPTELGRRIGVTKQDISRWAKGERKLPPAAAADLAPHLNTTAAALLLLPEEPAVARTVPVVSWVSAGRLRASHPVFESDILRYIDVTDLPAGDWLALEVDGDSMDRIAPPGSTIVLNRRESDLVDGRYYVFGNEQGEATFKRYRSNPDRLQPFSTNPDHETHYLQGEMMTVGRVRRVITNI; this comes from the coding sequence GTGACAGAGAAGTTTCCAAACGGGCTCGCGGAAGCCATGGCGCAATCCAACCTCGGCCCGACCGAGCTAGGACGTAGGATAGGCGTCACCAAACAGGATATCTCGCGATGGGCTAAGGGTGAGCGGAAACTGCCACCTGCGGCAGCAGCTGATCTTGCTCCACATTTAAATACCACTGCAGCGGCTCTTCTCTTGCTACCCGAAGAGCCCGCGGTAGCCCGGACCGTCCCGGTAGTCTCATGGGTGAGCGCAGGTAGACTGCGCGCCAGCCACCCAGTCTTCGAAAGCGACATACTACGGTATATCGACGTCACCGACTTGCCTGCCGGGGATTGGCTTGCGTTAGAAGTTGATGGCGACAGCATGGATCGAATTGCCCCACCAGGATCGACCATTGTACTAAATAGACGTGAGAGCGACCTTGTTGACGGTCGCTACTACGTCTTTGGCAATGAGCAGGGAGAGGCGACGTTTAAGAGATACAGAAGCAATCCTGATAGATTGCAACCGTTCTCCACCAACCCGGATCACGAAACCCATTATCTTCAGGGGGAGATGATGACAGTGGGAAGAGTGAGAAGGGTAATAACAAACATATAA